The nucleotide window TCTGGGCCAAGCTATTAAAATCACTCCAAATCTGAATGAATTTCCAGTAAAATGCTCTGCTATTTTTCCAGTTAAAGCAGCAGCAAATGTAGTTGGGCACAAAGGGTATGATGGTGAGCTTGAAAGAAACACCTGGATATTCTTAAGAGAGAGACTGGTTTGAACTTGACCTCCAGCTGCATTAGTAACACGGGAATACGGCTCATTATGAATTCAGGGACGCTAGGTGAATCACCGAGGAGAATTAATCCAGCTCCCCTAAACTCAGGGGGTGTCAAGCACCCTCTGCGCTTGAAATGGGGGCTGACGCTACTCAGCACTTCTCAAGTAGGATgcctagtgcagtgtttctcacaCGTGGCCACTATGGGCTTGgcttgcggccacagcctcctgggcagtgatggggGGGTGCAAAGCAGTGGTCCCTCCCACAGGGCCACGAGGTtggaccctgctcccctctggagagacaaatgctggaggagcagACAGCTAGTGGgttccccaccttcctggggACCAGTGGTGGCcaacctgcagcccgcaggcTGCACATGGCCCCTCAggataatccactggcaggccgcaagacagttggtttacattgaccgtctgcaggcacagctcccagtggccctgGTCCTCCCTCAGACAATGCAGCCCTTTCACAGCTTTGAAACAGAGTAGCCAGCGCTGGCGATGATGCAGGAGGCAGAATGGAATCCAGCTCAGATGGTCTCGCGGCCAGTCcgcagcttaccctgatgggctatgtgcaggctgcaggttgcccaccactgctgggGACGGTAGGATCAAGGTCCAGCTGTGGGCAGCAGGCTCTGGCCATGGGGCTCCAACCCCCCTCTGCGGGGCTCGCCTTCCTAGTGCCCCTACCAGCCCATTatgtccatcccccctccctcccccattccagcACTTGCCCCCTACTGACCTCCCCATCTAAGGCTTAATTTTTCCCCAGGCTTGCCAGGcctgagtaagtctgctgctgtgaaaagtgatatcagtatgtttgttaataacacttttcacagcagcagacttactcgctagcaagtctttaaaaacgcaaacaacaaagcaaaagaaacaacaaaaaagcccAGAACCCACACAGCACCTTCTTTGGGTTTCTATTTGGTTTAGGGCCAGTAAAGAATAGTGACaactacattatttttattattgaggcTGCAAAAAGATTCagtaaattacaatgatttggatatgTGTATGTGCctatttaggaaaaataaataagttaatGAAATAGTTTAGGAAAAATTTGTCAGTGCGGCCACCAGCATGCGTTCGTAGCctccctctgaggccaccaaaaaatgtaTTGTGAGAACCCCGGCCTCCTGCATTACAAGGGCTCTAAAGGAGCATGAGTTTGTCAGCTTCTTCTTGTTAATCAGTCCTTGGTGGTTAGGAGATAACAAATGAGTATAGAAACACTAGCTGGCCTCTAACCTGTGCTGTTGTTTAAGCAGATACACAGTCCTATACAGTACAGAATCATTGCATACAACTGtgtatgcagccgaagaagtgggctgtagcccacgaaagcttatgctctaataaatttgttagtctctaaggtgccacaagtcctcctgttctttttgcggatacagactaacacggctgctactctgaaacctacaattGTGTTGTATCTTTTTCTCTTTTACTGCTCACATGGGCTGGAGGCTTCCAGCAGCCCCTGTGTCATTATTTACTATGGATTTACATACTTATTGCAGCTTACTGGCTGTGGGCATTGCAATAGCTCTTCAGGTAACAGGGAGCTTTCTAGAACCTTGTATGTAAGGACAAACTAAAGGGAAAGAGGCTGTATTTGAGGAATGTAAGTGACTTCTACTGCTGAGGCTCTCCCTGTGTTTTTATTATTAGTTTACAAACCCAGCTGTTTTATTCTAGGAGGGCATTGATGACATAGCCAGAAAAAACAGATTCAGTGTGTACAGTGCAAGCTACTGCTACAATAGCTAGGCAAAGGGACCTGGGCAATGGAAGAAAGAAGCCAGAGACtatcattccctctaaagcagtggctctcaaacttttttttagtggtgacccctttcacatagcaagcctctgagtgcgaccccccccatattaactaaatcactttttaatatatttaacactattataaatgccagaggcaaagcagggtttggggagaAGGTTGacaccttgtgacccccctgtcATAACCTCAcacccccctgaggggtcccagtccccagtttgagaacccctgtgataAAGGTGGATAGACAGCAAGTGAGTTTGCAATGGGaataatctcccccccccccccatacaaccGAGCACAGCTGAACTACATTTAGTGCTGGGCCACTACCCTTGAACAGATACTGAAGAGAGGAAAGTAACAAATATTGACAGGTGACTTACATCCATACCTGCTCACCAAAGCTAGAAGAAAGGGGTGAGAGTAGGAATAATAGCATGACATTAAGAAAGGGAGAACTAAAGGCAGCAAGAAAGATTATGGGATAGTCTCCGTTGGTTGAGGCTTTGGTGATTTAAAAGACACTAGAAAAATTGTCAGTGGGCCAGATCTGACAGCATAACAACAAGAGTCCCTTTTAAGTGCTATGATTTTCTAGTTCAGACAGCAACAGCTCTAATACTGGTTTTTATTTCCTCATATTCCTCTCTGGCAGAGTCACGCGATTATTAGGGAAGTTCCGTATGTAACAGAAATAGAACAGAGAGCAGAGTGCAGCCACTGCATGCACTGGTGCAAATGTGATTTCATGTTCTCCAGCTGTAGTCGTTTCTGAAGGCCCAATGCCGGCCTTAAGCATTTGATTGGATCTTTACATAGCTTCTAAAAAGGTGGGGGCTCCAGTTTCTCCATCAGGGATTTGATCCAGTTTGTGCCATTGATTAGTTTAGTGGTGGCAATGACATATTCTGTGCCTCCGTCTTCCATCTGAGAAAGAAACCTCAGTGCAGCAATTTCAGCGTACGTCACGCCTCCCAGAAAGAACACCAAAGTTACTCTGTTTTCTCCCTGTTGACCTGAACATTTATAGAGATAGTTACAAACGGGACTGGTGCTGAAAGGACAGTTTTATTCTGAACTTACCCTAGGGTcaaactgaagcacagatttCAGTCAAATTACTAAGTGATATGGAGCTGTGGATAGAGCACTGAATGGGttttatttctggctctgccagtgaccttaggcaagtcactacctctctgtggctcagtttccctattgtaaaatggagataatacctcctttgtaaatactatgagatttactgatgaaaagggCTATACATTACAAGAGCTAGGAATTATTTCTACCACCTTAGGGCAACGCTCAAAGGCAGCTCTCTCTACTGAAGCTGGGAAGATAATATACCAAGAATTACTAATCAAATGAACTGTACGGATGGATGCTGTCAGTCACTACATCAGACTCTGTAAGTGAATTTAACAGGAGAACTGTCCCAGACTAATCAAGTTACTCCAAAGAAGCTCACGCTTTTTTTGAAGGCCAGTAGGTAACTGCTGCCTCTCTTCAAAGTGGGGTCCTGGGAGCATCTTTAAAACTTCTTCTATGCTACGCCAGCCTGGGCGAGCGAGCAGCTGTGCCAGACGCACACTTAATGGAGCATAGCCACTGTACACGTATGAAATATCATTTGGATTCTGTAGGAGGGAAATGAAGAGCAGTGGAGTTTTCTACTGAAAAGTGACACTTCAGCATATTAAAATCCATGCAAATGTACAagctgtcccccccgcccccatctgtgTCCATTTTCCAACTGGTCTGCCTATTGATAGAAGTATTCAGTTTACCTGTTCATTAACATCGTCCATCCACAGCCGCATGGTTTTCCTGATTGTTGGGTAGTTGTTTCTACTGCTTGTCTGAAGTTTTAAGAGTCCAGccttttccagattgtttaaGGTCAATATATGTTCATAGCCGTAAGTCTGTAACATGAGGATTTTGCCTTTACTGTAGTACTGTCATTTATACATCAAGAGCAAGTTCTTAAACATCACTTGGTTTTATTTCTAACACTAGACACTAACCAAACAACTGAATGAAGTTTGAAATCTATAGACAAGACACTGTCAAGGTTTGCAAGACAATAGCAGACATTTTAAATAGTGAATTCAATTAAACACTGATTTTAGGGACACGGTTTCAAAACAACTCATAGGGGAACAAGTGAGAGTGTGTAAAGTTAAAATGAACGTTTACAAATGCCTTTTTGCAGACAGAAAGCATGACTGTGGGCCAAAACAAAATGATATGCatgttttaaatatgtttaaatatatttcacagttaaaaaaattaaagaaaacaggATAGTGATTAAACACGGGTAGGCCTTGATCTTGTGACGTTTTACACATGTGAATAGTCCTATTTAACTCAATAGGATCACTCATGTAAGCACAGATATGTATGGTGTGCAAATCTTTCCAAGATTGAGGCCTTAATTTGCAAGGAATATCCACATTATTAGTGAAACAATTCTAGCCTGACCTGGAGAATCTCTCGTTTATAATGGTCCAACACCTTCTGCTTGAGTCCACTATTACACACGGACTGCAGGCAAACCAGCCTTAATATCTTGATCAGTGGATGTTTTTGAGCAATGCAATCTTCAGTGTAATTGTTGACCTATAAAGAAACAGACATCCAAGCGGTCGACCAAAATCCTAGGTTAGGATTTTAACAGAGCTGAAAAGAAAAGCTGGTTTTGCTTTGAACAGCAAAGCGAAGATAATGTTCTCGGAAGATGCTTTTACCGCCTTGTCCATCACGATGGGAAGGGATCACAGCAGCTACATAAGCAGCTTAGCTATTTGCAAAATAGCTTTGTAGCATTGGTGGTTCCAATTAACATGCCTTGTAAATGGTGTTAACAATGGATATCTATGATCCCATTGGATACACTGGAAGTGTTTTGCAAACTCTCATCCTtgattccccacccacccccgtatCATTAGAGCACTATACAAGTCAAAGCGCAGAGCACTGAAGCAGTGTCAACAGTCGCCAGTGCTGCACTATATGCAGCAGAACCACAGCACTGGAACGGTGACCTTCGTCTCCCCGTGCCTGACAGAAAATGCAGGATAGCAACTGTCGCCCAGCCACACCAAGAGACAGACAGGAGGCCACGGAGGCAGTTTAATTAGGTTGTAACTTGATTCACTTTAATGTCCAGGAGAATCTGACAAATTGTAcaatgcagggaggaggggatgggctCCCCGCTGATGCAGATGTCGGAGCCCCCTATACTCAGCTCCCATAAAGGATATTTTCCTTCTGATCCTTTCCCAATCCAATTGATCTGATAAGCCTATCCCTTCCATAgcgagtacctgcactggacatctgctaCAAGTTTTACATATAAGTTGCGACATGATAACCTAACCCTCTATTCCACCCCCTCGGTCCTCTGATCAGCTGtgtggaaggtgaaaaaaaaaaaaaaaaacaaaaaaccacaccatGCCTTGGCCAATCTGGCAgtgaggggaaattccttcccagcccccccagaAAAGAGGCAACTAGAGTAATGGCCACAGTGTTTCAAAAGCAAACCTGGTCCTAGTCAAAGTACATTGATAGGTAGGTAGGTGGGAGCTTCCAGCCAGATCCTCATAAAGAGGCCCTTGTCTTGGCTACGTGGGGTATAAATACCTCTCCCAGTCAGCAGGAAGGGCAATACACTTATCTTGGCCTGGCACCAACTGGATCCTGCCCTCCCTGTCCATCGCTGTAAGTTTTCCTCCTTTTTGGCCCTGTTACAAGGGAGCCCATAAAGGGGCAAAGCCCCTTTTCGTCCAACTCGCCAGACCAAGACACACTTATAAAAAGCCTACTTAAATTGTGCCCTCTGCATCCTAAGTGGTATGCACCACTTGGAAAGAACGTCTCCAAAAGGCACAAGGAACACACTAAAAGTTTTCAAGACTGGCATCAAATCAGAGGCAGCCATTGTCTAGGTTTCTCTGTATTAACACCCCCTCCCACCAACCTTTTTGATAGGTGTTCTAGGAGACTGTAGTTAGAAGATAATAATCATGTAAAGGCAAGATCTTGCTCGCCACCCACCTTGTCAGTGTCTATTCCTGACATGAACTCTTGTTCCACTGTTAAATTATCAAAGAAATCTTCTGatgctaaaaaaaaaagtcaataaatTAGTAAGTTGGTACTTAAACATAAGGGTCAGTTTATCTGTGTATTAAATGGCATCAGCAGAGTTGCCCAAGTATAAATAAGGCCAGAATTTTGCTTCTGGTGTCTGAATTTATGAAATCAGCAAAGTTGTATCTTTGGCTGCAAGACAAACACAAGATCGACTGTAGGTGGAATACTGAAAAGGATACTTACTAGTAATGTCTTTGATTAGCTCTGCAATCGAGGTATGGTTTGCTAGAGAACTTCTTGCTGCCTGCATGTGTGGCAGTTGTGAAACGAACTGCTTGATCTCCCCAACTGTTTTAGCATGGTGTCTTTCCTAAAAAGACAGCAATTATAGTTTAGAGCTTATTCATTACAATAATCAACGTCTGCTAAATCATTTAATCAAAAGGTGTGTTTCTGTCTGTTTAGTTCTGTACTATGTTCATTGCTTTAAGAAAAATGGAAAGTAGTGAGCTTCACTACACAATACTGTAATTTTGCAACACTGATCAGTTACCTTCAGTAACATGTGACCTTTCAGACAGACAGCGTttacaaaaatatattgtttCCTAGAACAGCACTGTTCATCAGTTTATAAAGCTGTTGTGTAAATGCACCATGAGAAAAACACCATTGGCATCAGAGTGATATCTTATTTTACAAGAGAGGCTGCTAACCACATTTCTCTGTGCAATTACATTAAAATAGTACAGCATCTTGCACTCCTActgccttccatccaaggatcccaAAGTACTTCTCAAATGTTTGTTAAGCAAGCCCCAATCGCCCTCTGAGGTTGGAAagtattactatccccatttcacagatagggatTCTGAGGCCCACAAAAAGTGAAGTTTTATTTCCTTTGGTAGATGAGAGGAGTGGCTGCTGATCCTCCACACAAATACATCTAGTAGTATCATGAGATTCAAGATCTTAACATTAAGTGTCACTGGACTTGAGATGCAGTCACTGTGACATACTATTTCAAGAGTATAGACACTGTAGCTGCCCTGCAGGGAGTAAAATCCCTAGGATGATAAGGTAACATACAGTATATATTAAACCAATCTTACAAAATTCTACTGACCCATTTACTCGGGTGGGTCTTTTTTTTGACAGGCATGTAAAATATTAGCTTAAATTCTTATCTTTATTTCTGTCAAATATAAGGAGAATCCTTGGAGAaagcagaaagaaaaggagaTTGCAGATGTCTCACTGCTCTCCTTAGTTCTAGTTTAGAAGAGATTAAAAATCTTATGCAACAGTTTCAAACGTTTCAGGGATCTGCAATTTGCAAAGCGCTGCCTTAAACACtttaaaagctacatttgaaGGGCTGTAAAGGGAAGAGGCAAAGGAAACCACAAAGATGGGACCCGGGTTGAAAGATATTACAATATTCTATCAATGGGTAGTAGAGAGTATAAAACTTCACGTTCATTAGAGAGCTGGACAAGATGGCGTAAGGAGGCAGgtttagtggttaaagcagggacTGGGTCAGAAATATGGGGCATTCTGGTGCTGGTACTGCCACTACCACTAACTTGTTGCCTGACTGATGGTTAACCATGTTATCCAGCTTCaccatgcttcagtttccccacctgcaaaacagggagaacacacacctCTCTTGCAGGGTATAAGACTTAACTAGCATTTGTGAAGCTCTCAGCTCCTCAGATGAAAGCTGTCAGAGAAGCGTGAAGTGTTTGGCGCACCCTGAGGAAGGGGAACAGAGAGCATTTTCCCCTCTCTCCAAAACTGAATAGCAGCCTATttattttgaaacaacttttaaaataagTCCCAATCGTTAAAGTCCGCCCCAAGCAATCTAGAAAACCTGGTCTGATGAAGCACAGACCTCTATGAATTCTCTAATCCGAACAATCCGGACATTTGTGTTTCACCCAGTCAACCTATTCACATCTTGTCACAACGAATACAAAAGGAAGCTTTCTAAAAAGTTATCTTGACTAAAATGTAAACTATACAAATGGGCAAGTACAGGCAGGAGAGTGATAATGAAGTCTGCAATTTACAAGCCCTTCGCTGCCAAAGTACTGCTGTTTCATTATCACCTATTACATCTGACAATCTCTCATCTCTTACCTCCCTTCCAGTGTGAAGTATTTTAATCTTTGGGAGCTTCCAACATGAATACGCCAGTAAGGGTCTATTACTGCAAGTCAAACCTGAATGCACAATTTAGATTGATATATGGTACATCTAACTGGCCTTAAGATTGGCAGAAATGATTAAAAGCAGAGGGAAGGAACACAAAACTATTAACTCACTGTCAGCACAGCAGGTCACACAGTTAAGCACGGCCTGACTTCTTTGGTTTCCTCGTTTTGcgtgtgtatttgtttttaaaagcggggggcagagggagggaagaagagtgTTCAATTCCACAGCTAATGGGCAACAGCTGACAGGCCAACTGGAGTCTCACTGTTGGTAAACTGCACACCTGTAATAGGTGCCAATTGGCTAAGAGGCAACTAGTGTCTATTAGTCCTTAGCCATGTACACTCTTATTATTGTGTATTTGACTGTGGCAGCAGCTAGAAGCTGTCAGGATCCCATTGTTGTGTGTACAAAATCTAGCACAAAGATGGCCcagtcccaaagagcttgcagttgAAGAAATCCTTAAACCAGCATAAGCGCCTCCCATGCTCTAGCCAGTCCTCCACTGGTCTTGTGCCCCACTCCTCCAATTGCTATTTCTTTGGTTTTCCTAAAGGAGGGAGGATGATCCAGTCACTCAGATTAAATTCCCTGCTATGTCTCCGACTTTCTGTGGGACTGTGACACCTGTACCCCGTGTTCACCACTTGTACATGGTTAGGATATCTTTTGTGCAAAGTATGCCTCACCCAGTTGAAATGTGTGAAACAAACAGCATGTAAAATTATGAAATTTTGCtatatgattgttactgaaacatgtgcTTCTGGGTAACAGCCACAAACCAATTTCTCAGAGACAGACACCCTAGCACGCCAAAGTACTAAGGAGTCATTACCGGCTTAATCGGACATTctccagtggtggtggtgggggagttgtaaacaagaaatttacaatTCATCTGAAGGACAGTTTGGAGCTCACGTATGCAATGGAACTTCCTGGCCCCATGACTCAGCAAGGATTTTTTCAGTGCAAAGGGTTGGGGGTATAAGAAGGGGAGAAAAGTGTCCCTAGCCACCCTTTCCATCTCTCTGCTGCTGAGAGCAACAACTCTGAAAGAACTGAACAAAGCGGGGGAGCGGTCCCAGGCCAACCTGTGAAATGTATTGCAGCACATAGTGAGACAGACCTTTTGCTTTTAAGCCTATTAGCCTCGGTAAAGTTTAGGAATTAACTGGTGtttatccttttatttcttttgtaaccaattctgacttctAGGTGACAAGTGATAAGACCTATCTtcctctagttaataaacttgttttactgttttatttaaaccagtgtgttttgTTGAATTACTTGGGAATCTCTACTTAAGGGTCAACAAGCCTGGTGCGTAATTACCCATTGTTGGAGTGATGAATTATCTATGAGCATGTCCAGTCCAGTGGGCTACTAAGCAGTACAAGACGCACATGTCTGGGGAGCAAGGCTTGGGCTGAGGGATATGCAGGTGTGGCCCTGTGTGTAATTCATGGATGGCTGGGCCTAGCAGTCACATGCTCAGCTGGGAGGGACTTTGCCTGCTGGTGGCAGAGTGAGCATGCCTGCACACGCTGTTGTTCATCAGGAAAGGAGTATAAAAAGCATCCCAGGCTGGACAGCTAAGGGGCACGGCAGTCTAGCGGTTCAGACTGCACCTTGCCGAAAGTCACTGTGACGTTCCCCAAGtcacttagggtgaaatcctgttgCCACGGAAGTCAAAGGAAGTTTTGtcagtgacttcagtagggccaggatttcactctttgtggctcagttccccatctgtacaatggggataacagcatggTTCTACTtcccaggggtgctgtgaggataaacacactcCAGATTTTGAGGTGTGCAAATACTATGATAATGAGcgtaatataaatattaagtctgatttcgattgtaagctcttttgggcagggacaAGTCTTTATTTCTGGTATTTTTATGAAGCACCTGGCATGCTGGGTGGTGCTATAAAGTTAATAATAATGAGGCTTTAGATTAGTTTAAGATGCTTAAGCTACTTTAAGACCCTAAAGAGTTTTAAAGTGGAGATGAGCTCAAGCCAAAACCTAGAATCTGAACCACCACTAACTATGGGACAGTCTGGATCCCATGTGATCAGTTTACTGAAAACTACTAGGGAAGTAAAATGCCAAAGGCTACATTCATGTAATATTAAGGTTAGGCATTGGAAGGGGTATTAGTGGATCTTAGCCTTGTTTCATGCTCAAATCTGCAGAGCAGTCAGACCCAACTCTCCACCTAGAAGGAGCAGACTGCCCAGATGACCTGCGACTGGGCGGTACAGCGGTGTATACGTCCTTTACCTCAAAGGCTGCAGATATGATTTTGGCTTTCTTGCTTAGCACCGACCCCACAGCGTTGAAGTTCTTGTCTCGAATTTCAGCATACAGCTCCTCGGCAGAATTCAGCTGAAGCTTCTTCGGTTCCGTGGGGAGATCCTTGCCACCCTCACCCTGCTTCTTAGGAGCAAACTTTTCAGGAGGGAGTTTCACATAAGCTACCAACACAGCAAGAAAAGAAATGACAAATTAGAGCTCAAACCCCAGTACTTAAACTGACCAACCCACCAACACTTTTCCCCAAGCAAGAGGCAACCCTAGCTTAGTGTAAACACCCACACTACAACTTGGAAAAAGTGTTACTACAGACAAGATGATTTCCCCTAATTCGAAAGGGTAGAAATTCCTACTAGCTATATGTAAACAAAGAGGCCTATACAGAGATCTAGATAGGACCAGAGAGATGCCTTCTGCTCACCCTCATCAATACATTAGGTGGAAGTTACCAGCTCCACGAGCTTCTGGCCCTACAGTTTTCATGATCCCATGAAAAGTGCCCTGGGATCACTAATGTCCATGTACAGCTGACATCCCACGGACTCACACATAGCGAAGAGCATTGTGCTCAATTCCTCTTCTTGGGAAGGATGAAGCACTGAGCTCACCTTGTTGGGATTGAAACCAGGGTTTCAAATTACCTCAGGCAACTAAGCCACCCCTTTGTAGGTTCAGCTAAATTATTCTCACCTTCATCCCAAATTCCACTTGGCA belongs to Chrysemys picta bellii isolate R12L10 chromosome 15, ASM1138683v2, whole genome shotgun sequence and includes:
- the VPS33A gene encoding vacuolar protein sorting-associated protein 33A; amino-acid sequence: MESFAESRDRGCHVIGRAWRGMAAHLSSGRVNLTALREAGRRELREFLDKCAGSKAIVWDEYLTGPFGLIAQYSLLKEHEVEKMFTLKAGRLPPADVKNIIFFVRPRLELMDIIAENVLSEDRVRSPLRDFHILFVPRRSLLCEQRLKDQGVLGSFIHREQYSLDLIPFDGDLLSMESESAFKECYLENDQTSLYHAAKGLMTLQALYGTIPQIFGKGDCARHVANMMIRMKREFPGGQNSIFPVFDTLLLLDRNVDLLSPLATQLTYEGLIDEIYGIQNTYVKLPPEKFAPKKQGEGGKDLPTEPKKLQLNSAEELYAEIRDKNFNAVGSVLSKKAKIISAAFEERHHAKTVGEIKQFVSQLPHMQAARSSLANHTSIAELIKDITTSEDFFDNLTVEQEFMSGIDTDKVNNYTEDCIAQKHPLIKILRLVCLQSVCNSGLKQKVLDHYKREILQTYGYEHILTLNNLEKAGLLKLQTSSRNNYPTIRKTMRLWMDDVNEQNPNDISYVYSGYAPLSVRLAQLLARPGWRSIEEVLKMLPGPHFEERQQLPTGLQKKRQQGENRVTLVFFLGGVTYAEIAALRFLSQMEDGGTEYVIATTKLINGTNWIKSLMEKLEPPPF